A single region of the Brachypodium distachyon strain Bd21 chromosome 3, Brachypodium_distachyon_v3.0, whole genome shotgun sequence genome encodes:
- the LOC100843276 gene encoding pentatricopeptide repeat-containing protein At3g62890, producing the protein MCCGHGALRLLVWQPSLTGSQLRQLHAQLLTSSLLADRFLPNNLLRAAPSPLRLFPRLRRILLPHAFLPNNYTFSFLLTAAAALPADAAAAPRRLVCTLHALAAVFGWDAHVYVANGLIHAYASHGLLRHARQVFDGSSRSRDACSWTSLLTGYARAGSLHDARALFDEMPHRTPVAWSAMLSAHVGAGGFADAIEVFDEMLRARVRPNRAAVVGALAACGALGALEQGRWLHALVAGRREVDGVVATALVDMYGKCGSLDAARQVFAGMPERDRDVFAYTAMISALSDHGRCREAIEVFDRMQQGRGVRPNEVTFICLLSACARTGGLVGRAKEMFRSMSAVYGMDPGVEHYGSLVDVLGRAGLLSEAVDVVRGMPMRPDSYVLGALLNACWVHGGVDGVEVGKQVVEWLAELGLDHSGVHVQLSNMYACSSKWEDVVKVRTAMEEKKVAKVPGCSMVEVDGVAHEFVAGSHDPWIAPVVRELDGQLRLLGHDCNYYLQEFA; encoded by the coding sequence ATGTGTTGTGGTCATGGCGCGCTGCGGCTTCTGGTGTGGCAGCCGTCGCTCACCGGCTCCCAGCTCCGGCAGCTCCACGCCCAGCTGCTCACATCCTCGCTCCTCGCCGACCGCTTCCTCCCCAACAATCTCCTCCGCGCAGCCCCCTCGCCTCTCCGCCTcttcccccgcctccgccgcatccTCCTCCCACACGCCTTCCTCCCCAACAACTacaccttctccttcctcctcaccgccgccgccgctcttcctGCTGACGCGGctgcggcgccgcggcggctcgTGTGCACGCTCcacgcgctcgccgccgtcttcggctGGGACGCGCACGTCTACGTCGCCAACGGCCTCATCCACGCCTACGCCTCccacggcctcctccgccacgcGCGCCAGGTGTTCGacggcagcagccgcagcagggacGCCTGCTCCTGGACCTCGCTACTCACCGGCTACGCCAGGGCGGGGAGCCTCCACGATGCGCGCGCCCTATTCGACGAGATGCCGCACCGGACGCCCGTCGCCTGGAGCGCCATGCTCAGCGCCCACGTCGGTGCGGGCGGCTTCGCGGACGCGATCGAGGTGTTCGACGAGATGCTCAGGGCCCGGGTCCGGCCCAACAGGGCGGCCGTCGTCGGCGCGCTGGCCGCGTGCGGCGCGCTCGGGGCGCTGGAGCAAGGGAGGTGGCTGCACGCTCTCGTTGCCGGGAGGAGAGAGGTGGACGGCGTCGTGGCCACGGCGCTCGTCGACATGTACGGCAAGTGCGGGAGCCTGGACGCGGCCAGGCAGGTCTTTGCGGGGATGCCGGAGCGCGACCGCGACGTGTTTGCTTACACGGCCATGATCTCGGCGCTGTCGGACCACGGCCGGTGCCGGGAGGCCATCGAGGTGTTTGACCGGATGCAGCAGGGCCGAGGGGTGCGGCCCAACGAGGTGACATTCATCTGCTTGCTCAGCGCCTGCGCCCGCACCGGGGGGCTCGTCGGCCGGGCCAAGGAGATGTTCCGTAGCATGTCCGCCGTCTACGGCATggatcccggcgtggagcATTACGGGAGCCTGGTGGACGTGCTCGGCCGCGCCGGGCTGCTCTCAGAAGCCGTGGACGTGGTGCGGGGGATGCCGATGAGGCCCGACTCGTACGTGCTCGGCGCGCTGCTGAACGCGTGCTGGGTGCacggcggcgtcgacggcgtGGAGGTTGGGAAGCAGGTGGTGGAGTGGCTGGCGGAGCTGGGGCTCGACCACAGCGGAGTCCACGTGCAGCTGTCCAACATGTACGCGTGCTCCAGTAAATGGGAGGACGTGGTGAAGGTCAGGACGGccatggaggagaagaaggtggcCAAAGTGCCCGGCTGCAGCATGGTCGAGGTGGACGGCGTCGCCCACGAGTTCGTCGCCGGCTCGCATGACCCGTGGATCGCACCGGTCGTCCGAGAGCTCGATGGGCAGCTCAGGCTGCTCGGCCATGACTGTAATTATTATCTCCAGGAGTTTGCTTGA
- the LOC100843578 gene encoding probable cytosolic oligopeptidase A codes for MLLSTVSFLLTSARLPAAALSGNPRQAHRLLLLSVLPSSSPLRAFCPAASRPSPATCSAYSSSSHAASAMAEQADNPLLADFDFPPFDRVDPSHVRPGIRALLSRLEGELEELEKGVEPAWGKLVDPLERIVDRLDVIWGMVDHLKAVKDSADLRAAVEDVQPEKVKFELRLGQSKPIYEAFNAIRNSSAWDSLSDARKRVVEGQIKDAVLGGVALEDEQREKFNQIQQELEKLTEKFSENVLDATKKFEKLITDKKEIDGLPATALGLAAQTAVSKGHENASAENGPWVITLDAPSYMAVMQHAKNRALREEVYRAYLTRASSGDLDNTNIISQILKLRLEKAKLLGYKNYAEVSMARKMATVDRVQELLEKIRAASWDNAVQDMEDLKVFVKDSGSAEANDLTHWDLSFWSERLRESKYDIDEEGLRPYFALPKVMDGLFSLANKLFGISVEPADGLAPVWNSDVKFYCVKDSSNSPVAYFYFDPYSRPSEKRGGAWMNVVFSRSRVLARNGSPVRLPIAHMVCNQMPPVGDKPSLMTFREVETVFHEFGHALQHMLTRQDEAFVAGIRGIEWDAVELPSQFMENWCYHKDTLLSIAKHYETGELLPEEIYAKLVAAKNFRAGTFSLRQIRFASVDMELHTTYDPSGPVSVYDVDRKVAERTQVLAPLPEDRFLCGFSHIFAGGYAAGYYSYKWAEVLSADAFSAFEDVGLDNEKAIEETGRRFRETVLALGGGKSPLEVFVSFRGREPSPEALLRHNGLLPVAA; via the exons ATGCTCCTCTCCACagtctccttcctcctcacctccgcccgcctccctgccgccgcgctcTCCGGAAACCCTAGGCAGGCGCaccgcctcctgctcctctccgTGCTCCCGTCCTCGTCCCCGCTCCGCGCCTTCTGCCCGGCGGCCTCCCGCCCTTCGCCCGCCACCTGCTCCgcctactcctcctcctcccacgccgcctccgccatggCGGAGCAAGCCGACAACCCGCTCCTCGCCGACTTCGACTTCCCGCCCTTCGACCGCGTCGACCCCAGCCACGTCCGCCCCGGGATCCGCGCGCTCCTCTCCCGCCTC GAGGGCGAGCtggaggagctggagaaggGCGTGGAGCCGGCGTGGGGGAAGCTTGTCGACCCGCTCGAGCGCATCGTCGACAGGCTCGACGTCATCTGGGGCATGGTCGACCACCTCAAGGCCGTCAAGGACTCCGCCGACCTCCGTGCCGCCGTCGAAGACGTCCAG CCCGAGAAAGTCAAGTTCGAACTAAGGCTGGGGCAGAGCAAGCCTATATATGAAGCTTTCAATGCCATAAGGAATTCTTCGGCCTGGGACAGCCTCAGTGATGCTCGCAAGCGTGTCGTAGAAG GCCAAATAAAGGATGCTGTTCTTGGTGGAGTTGCACTTGAGGATGAACAGAGGGAGAAATTTAATCAAATCCAACAA gaGCTTGAGAAGTTGACAGAGAAGTTCAGTGAGAACGTGCTGGATGCAACAAAGAAATTTGAGAAATTAATTACTGATAAAAAGGAAATCGATGGTTTACCTGCTACAGCCCTCGGCTTAGCAGCACAGACTGCTGTGTCAAAG ggtCATGAAAATGCTTCAGCTGAAAATGGACCTTGGGTCATAACATTGGATGCACCAAGCTATATGGCTGTTATGCAACATGCTAAGAACAGAGCTCTTCGTGAAGAAGTTTATCGTGCCTATCTAACCCGTGCCTCAAGTGGTGATCTTGATAACACCAATATCATAAGTCAAATTCTAAAGTTGAGGCTAGAGAAAGCTAAACTACTTGGCTACAAGAACTATGCTGAG GTAAGCATGGCTCGGAAAATGGCAACTGTTGATAGAGTGCAAGAGCTTCTTGAGAAAATTCGTGCTGCTTCCTGGGATAATGCAGTTCAAG ACATGGAAGATCTAAAGGTCTTTGTGAAAGATTCTGGTTCTGCAGAAGCCAATGATCTGACACACTGGGACCTTAGCTTCTGGAGTGAGCGACTGCGAGAATCTAAATACGATATTGATGAg GAAGGACTGCGTCCTTACTTCGCACTACCAAAGGTTATGGATGGCCTGTTCAGTCTTGCAAATAAGCTCTTTGGTATAAGCGTTGAGCCAGCAGATGGATTGGCTCCG GTTTGGAACAGTGACGTCAAATTTTATTGTGTCAAAGATTCTTCCAATAGCCCTGTCGCTTACTTTTACTTTGATCCATATTCAAGACCATCTGAAAAACGTGGTGGGGCTTGGATGAATGTGGTTTTTTCTCGTAGTCGCGTGCTAGCTCGCAATGGATCGCCTGTCAGGCTGCCTATTGCCCATATGGTGTGTAACCAGATGCCTCCAGTTGGTGATAAGCCCAGTCTTATGACCTTCCGCGAG GTTGAAACCGTGTTCCACGAATTTGGTCATGCACTGCAGCATATGCTTACCAGACAAGATGAAGCCTTTGTTGCTGGTATCCGTGGGATAGAATGGGATGCCGTAGAGTTACCCTCTCAGTTCATGGAAAACTGGTGCTATCACAA GGATACTCTTTTGAGCATTGCAAAGCATTATGAAACCGGTGAACTTCTTCCGGAGGAAATCTATGCCAAGCTTGTGGCTGCAAAGAATTTCCGTGCTGGCACCTTCAGTCTGCGTCAG ATACGTTTCGCAAGTGTAGATATGGAGCTGCATACAACTTATGATCCCAGTGGACCAGTATCCGTATATGACGTTGACCGAAAAGTTGCCGAACGAACCCAAGTTCTTGCTCCTCTGCCGGAGGACAGATTCCTGTGTGGATTTAGCCACATATTTGCAG GTGGCTATGCAGCTGGGTACTACAGCTACAAG TGGGCTGAAGTACTTTCAGCCGATGCATTCTCAGCATTTGAAGATGTGGGCCTCGATAATGAGAag GCCATTGAGGAAACTGGCAGACGATTCAGAGAAACAGTTCTTGCACTTGGAGGTGGAAAATCTCCGCTCGAG GTTTTTGTTTCGTTCCGAGGACGGGAGCCTTCGCCTGAAGCACTGCTCAGGCACAACGGCCTGCTCCCTGTTGCTGCGTAG
- the LOC100843889 gene encoding two-component response regulator ORR3, which produces MSTGPELHVLAVDDSLVDRAIISRLLRSSKYQVTTVDSGKRALEVLSLEREVHMIITDYCMPEMTGYELLKRVKETAELREIPVVIMSSENSPARIRRCLEEGAEEFLIKPVRPSDVSRLCSLLLPTVAMTMAMR; this is translated from the exons ATGTCGACGGGGCCGGAGCTGCACGTCCTGGCCGTGGACGACAGCCTCGTTGACCGTGCCATCATCTCCAGGCTCCTCCGCAGCTCCAAATACCAAG TTACGACGGTGGACAGTGGCAAGAGAGCATTGGAGGTTCTCAGCCTG gaGCGGGAGGTGCACATGATCATCACGGACTACTGCATGCCGGAGATGACTGGGTACGAGCTGCTGAAGCGGGTGAAGGAGACGGCGGAGCTCCGCGAGATCCCGGTGGTGATCATGTCGTCCGAGAACTCGCCGGCCCGGATCCGGCGGTGCCTCGAGGAAGGCGCCGAGGAGTTCCTGATCAAGCCGGTGCGGCCGTCTGACGTGTCGCGCCtctgcagcctgctgctgcccaCCGTGGCCATGACCATGGCGATGCGGTAG